GATTAGCAGCTACTATCGTGGGGTCCCGGTCCAGGGCCAAAGCCAGTGAGGCACGTTCGCTTATGCTACTCATGCGAGCCATAAAATCAGGGTTTGAAAGGATGCGAGTCACAACTTCTTTACTCTTTATAGCAATACCTTGATCAGGACTTATTGATGAATCTGCAGGCCGATCACTGCTGGCGGCTTTCCATCCCTCATGATGATGCCCCACTAAATTCCCATGCCCATCGTATTGGGGAACCCACAAGGGAGCACGAAGGGAAGGAGTGTGTAAGCTTATGTCTGGAAAGGGAGTGGTTCTATTCCAATATCGATCTTTCCCGATGTCTGGCGCTAGTGAGCTATTTGTATGAAGCAAATCACCTGGTTTTAAGCTTACCTTTGCAACACTTTTTGAACGAGAAGGAGGTGGAATAACGGGATGTGGTGTTGGCCTTAATACAAGGCTTCCGGGTACAATACGTGCACCAGAAAAAGATCGAAGGGGTCTATAGAAGGATGGCGGACTCATAAATAAATGATAGTTGATCTTCGGCAAAAGAAAGGAAGGGTTGCTTCATTTTAGAGAATTTTGGATGAGTTTATGAGAAAAAGTCAGGAAACAGGAGGTGATTACTACCCTTTTTAAGGTTTTCCGGGAGATTTTATGAGGGAGGGTGGGGTCTAATAAGTTTGGGTCTTCTTTTAGGAAACGAAGGGTTTCCAAGCCGATCATGCAGGGGAGAAGTGTGGCTAGGCGGGTGGTGGCGTGTTTGCGTGGGATTATTTCCATGTATTTTGCAGCATATTTTAAATGGCCCAAGGCCCGTTGGATCAGGTTTTCTATCAGGCGGTCAAGAGCGGGTTTGTTTTGGGGATCCTTTAAATTTGTGGGAGTCAGGTTGAATTGTTTCAGAATTTCAAGCGGGATATAGCATCGCCCCATGTTTAGGTCGCAAGCAAGGTCCTTGATCACATTGGTCATCTGAAGGCCTTTTCCATAGGCAATGGCCCACTGGTCTACTTCATTTTCAGAAATTATTTTAAGAGGGAAAGTCAGCTTTAGCATTTGTGTCCAAAAAGGCCCCACAATGCCTGCGGCATCAAAGCAGTAGGTTTCCAAGTCAGCTTCTGTTTCCAAGGCGACAGGGTTTTGTTTGGTGGCATGGGCAAAACGTATTAGATCTTTTTCCATCCCCCCTATAAGATGAAGCACGACATCGCGAATCAGTTTTTTTTCTTTTTCATCCGTTTCAGAAAAAAGTTTTAAAATGTTTGGCAGTTCTTGAAGTAGTTTTTGTTCATCCGTGAAATTTTGATGGGAAATTATTTGGGCAAAAAAATGATCCCAATCTTTTTGCTCATGCCAAGCACCGTTGATCTCGTTTTTTAAGAGACTTAAAAATCTTTCTTTTTCTTGAACCGGAAGAACCGGTGTGTCGGTGATGGTGTCGGCACTTCTAGCCAGTAAATAGGCCAGTGCCAAGGGAGTGCGTGTTTTTTTAGGCAGGATGCGAAGCGACAAATAAAAACTGCGCGATACTTTTTTGAGGATGGTTTTCACGTTTTTTTTTGTAAGGGTAATTCATGAATTACCCTTACCCGGAAATGGTGAGCTAAGCCTGTGCCTTGAGCTTGGCGAAGATCGAGCCAAGCTTAATATAGAGGGTCTTTGTGTTTTCCCGATGATATCCCCCTTTAAAAAAGGGGGATAAAGGGGGATTTGGGCCCGCTTTTATCCCCGTTTCTGTATTCCTTTCTCAGTAAATTCTTTCCCAACCTCTTTTTGCATAAGAGATATTTGAATCGGGTACGGGAGCTGGAACGGGAACAAATCCCCCTGCCCCCCTTTTTTCCCGCATACGGGATCCCGCTACGCGGTGATAAAGGGGGATGATACGGGAAAAAACCGATGATTCAAACCATCTGTGTTGAATGCTTCGCCTCAAAAGCTTCAATTTGAGGAATATATCTTTCCGTCATGCCAATTTCATCCAAACCTTCCAGAAATTTTTGTTTCAGGCCGGCATCCATGAGAAAATGATAAACCTTTTTTTCTGGAGAAAGGTGGAGTGTGATGCTCTGGCTGGGCAGATCAATGGTGGCCTGAAGGGGGGCATTTTCCGAAACGAATTTTTTTATTTCATTCACCGTTTTTTCAGGCAGCTCAATAAGCAATAAACCATTTTTTGAACTGTTGTTCCTGAAAATATCGGCAAAGGCCGGAATGATTTCCCCATGGCGTTCATAAATGGGGGCCATGACAACCTTGAAGCCATACTGGCTAATAGCCCACACAGCATGTTCGCGTGAAGACCCACAACCAAAATTATTCCCCGCGACCAAGATGGTGGCTCCCTCATAGACAGGGTTGTTTAATTCAAAGTGGGGATTGGGCTTGCCGTCGGGCAAATAGCGCCAGTCATGAAATAAATGGGGACCAAAACCCGTGCGGCTAATCGATTTCAAAAACTCTTTTGAAATAATCTGGTCCGTATCGACATTGCCCCGGTCAAGAAGGGCCATGTTTCCTGTATGAATGGTAAATGGTTCCATAATGGTGTATTTTCCCCCTACATTTCCCACGCCCTAATATCCACAAAATGTCCGGCAATGGCGGCAGCTGCAGCCATTTCGGGGCTTACCAAGTGGGTACGTCCGCCCTTGCCTTGGCGGCCTTCAAAATTGCGGTTGGATGTGGAGGCACAACGCTCGCCAGCCTCCAGTTTGTCAGGGTTCATGGCCAGGCACATGCTGCAGCCGGCATTGCGCCACTGGGCTCCTGCTTCAATAAATATTTTGTGTAACCCTTCGCGTTCAGCCTGAAGACGTACCTGCTCGCTTCCTGGAACAATGAGAGTTTTCACTTTCTTTGATACTTTTTTCCCTTTGAAAATTTTGGCAGCCGCCCGCAAGTCTTCAATGCGCGAATTAGTGCAGCTTCCGATGAAAACGACATTAATGGGGATGTCGGTTATTTTGGTTCCCGGTTTCAAACCCATATACTCCAGGGCTTTTTCAACATCCGCCGGAGCACAGTTTTTGACTTCGCTGGGTTTGGGGACCACTCCTGAAACATCGACCACCATGCCGGGGTTTGTTCCCCAGGTCACCTGGGGCGCCATTTGGCTTACGTCAATGGTGATTTCGCGGTCATAGGGGGCCTGGGTGTCGGTGACCAATTTCTTCCAGTTGACGATGGCTGCTTCCAAGGCTTTGCCTTTGGGGGCAAAGGGTCTTTTACCGGATGCTATGTATTGAAAGGTGATGTCATCGGGTGCAATCATCCCCGCCTTGGCACCGGCCTCAATGCTCATGTTGCAAATGGTCATGCGCGCTTCCATAGAAAGGGCTTTAATGGCTTCGCCCGTGTATTCCAGAACATAACCCGTACCGCCCGCGGTTCCAATGGAACCAATCAGTTTAAGGATGAAATCCTTTGCCGTGACATGGGCGTGGGGTTTGCCGACGAAATTGGCCTTGAAGGATTTTGCTTTTTGTTGAACCAGGCACTGGGTGGCAAGGACGTGTTCCACTTCAGAAGTGCCAATGCCAAAAGCCAGCGCTCCAAAAGCCCCATGGGTTGAAGTGTGGCTGTCCCCGCATACAATGGTTGTTCCCGGAAGGGTCAGCCCTAATTCGGGCCCAATGACATGGACAATGCCCTGTTTGTCAGAATCGAGGTCATAGAGGGTGATGCCAAACTCGTTACAATTTTTTTGAAGGGTTTCAATTTGCGTTTTGGCAATCAGGTCGCGAATGTCTTTTTTATTTTCGGTGGGGACATTGTGGTCCATGGTGGCAAAAGTCAGTTCCGGATGGCGAAGTTTGCGCTTGTTTAAACGCAAACCATCAAAAGCCTGGGGAGAGGTCACTTCGTGCACAAGATGACGGTCGATGTACAAAAGGGTGCTGCCATCGGGAAGGTCGCATACCGCATGGTTGTCCCATACTTTTTGAAAGAGGGTCTTGGGGGTCATGAGAAAACTTGCTAACATGAGCCCTTGTGAGAGCGCAAGATTTTAGTTAAATGTTTAACCATGAAAGCCCTCGTTTTGGGAGCCACAGGAATTATTGGAAATAACCTCATTCGATATTTGTTGAAGGAAGGGGTGGAGGTTCGGGCCGTCTCGCGTGGGGTTACCCCCTCACTCAATTTAAAGGGTTTGGATATTGAATATAGTCAGGGGGATATTCATGAGGCCTCTTTTTTGAAAAAGGCGGTACGCGATTGCTCCCTTGTTTTTCATACGGCGCCTTATTATCCGCTCCATCCTTTCCATTTAAAACAGCACGAAGAAAAGGCCCTTTCTGGTTTAAGAACGGTGCTTGAAGTTCTTAAAGGGAGTTCCATCAATAAATTGGTTTATACCAGCACCCTTACAACCATTGGCAGACCTGCAAAAGAAGGGGAAATGGCCGATGAAACTTGTTCCTATCATTTAAAAGAAATTCCCCATCCTTATTTTTGGGTGAAGCATCTGATGGAAGAAGAAGTCAGATCCGAGGCTGGAAAGGGATTTCCCATCGTTATTGTAAATCCCACCGGCTGTTTTGGGCCTTTCGAATTAAAACCACCCCAATTATGTTTGATCCCCCAGCTTATGAATAAAAAATTGCCGGCTTCTATTGAAGGTAAAATCAATGCGGTGAGTATTTATGATGTGGCCAGGGGGCATTGGTTGGCTTCCCAAAAGGGAAGGAGTGGAGAGCGCTATATTCTGGGAGGGCATAACATTACAGGAGGAGATTTGATTCGCTTGATATGTAAAATAGGGAAGGTGGCTCCCCCCAAATTTAAGATACCCACTCCTTTAGCTGCCCAATTGGCCAAAATAGTGGAAGCGATAAGCTATTATGGATTCCAAAAACCTTCTCCCATGTCCCTATTGGGAATTCGTTTCATCCAATATGGCCAACACTTAAATAGCCAGAAAGCCATCCATACGCTTGGGTATTCCATTTCTCCTTTAGACCCCGCAATCAAAGACGCTATCGAATGGTTTGAAAGTATAAAATATTGTTAATTATTAGTAATTTAAATATTAATATATAATCTATTTATTTATATTTATTTTGAGAAGAAAGTCCCACAAGGCTTAGAAAAACGTTTGAGGTCAATAGGGTAACTATAAGACTTTTCTTGTCTTTTCTTTGGAGCTCATTATAATCGAAAAGATGATGGATCAACGAGTGAAGCGACAAGCTCAAGAAAAAATTCGGTTGGATGGAGAAGGAAACTGGTTTCAGGGGGAATATCCCATCTTGCATGAACGTACCGTTCAATTTCTTTACAAAAACATTGCCCGTAATGAAGAAGGAAATTATTTTCTCACCGGTGAAGATAAGCCCATTTATTTTGATGTGGAAGATATCCCTTATTGGATTGTTAAGATTGAACGAACCATCGTGGGGTATTTACTTACTTTAACGGATGGAAGTATCGAACTCTTAAACGGTGATTTTTTATGGAGGGGAAAACAAGATGCCCTTTATTGTTTGGTGAAAGGGGGACAATTTGGAGCCAAGTTTTCAAGAGCCTCTTATTATGAAATTGCCAAAGATTTGCAGCAAATAGGTTCCAAATATTACCTTGTTTTAGGCAGGAACAAATATCCCATTGCGGATAAGGCCCCGGCCATTCTTACGGAAAAACCAGCCAAGAAAAAACTGGTATCCAAGAAATCGGCCAAAAAATCCACCAAGAGGACCAAGCCTGCCAAGGCAAAAAAGAAGGCC
This portion of the Deltaproteobacteria bacterium GWA2_45_12 genome encodes:
- a CDS encoding 3-isopropylmalate dehydratase small subunit, producing MEPFTIHTGNMALLDRGNVDTDQIISKEFLKSISRTGFGPHLFHDWRYLPDGKPNPHFELNNPVYEGATILVAGNNFGCGSSREHAVWAISQYGFKVVMAPIYERHGEIIPAFADIFRNNSSKNGLLLIELPEKTVNEIKKFVSENAPLQATIDLPSQSITLHLSPEKKVYHFLMDAGLKQKFLEGLDEIGMTERYIPQIEAFEAKHSTQMV
- a CDS encoding 3-isopropylmalate dehydratase large subunit → MTPKTLFQKVWDNHAVCDLPDGSTLLYIDRHLVHEVTSPQAFDGLRLNKRKLRHPELTFATMDHNVPTENKKDIRDLIAKTQIETLQKNCNEFGITLYDLDSDKQGIVHVIGPELGLTLPGTTIVCGDSHTSTHGAFGALAFGIGTSEVEHVLATQCLVQQKAKSFKANFVGKPHAHVTAKDFILKLIGSIGTAGGTGYVLEYTGEAIKALSMEARMTICNMSIEAGAKAGMIAPDDITFQYIASGKRPFAPKGKALEAAIVNWKKLVTDTQAPYDREITIDVSQMAPQVTWGTNPGMVVDVSGVVPKPSEVKNCAPADVEKALEYMGLKPGTKITDIPINVVFIGSCTNSRIEDLRAAAKIFKGKKVSKKVKTLIVPGSEQVRLQAEREGLHKIFIEAGAQWRNAGCSMCLAMNPDKLEAGERCASTSNRNFEGRQGKGGRTHLVSPEMAAAAAIAGHFVDIRAWEM